The Phycisphaerae bacterium genome includes a region encoding these proteins:
- the atpG gene encoding ATP synthase F1 subunit gamma, whose product MANRRLLVKRRKSVRNIRKITRTMQLIATARFQAALNRALSARPYTEKLAELIADIASAGTDLHHPLMRTHPDVKRSAMLVITSNRGLCGGYNSSVLRAAIEALDASDRQGIHSDVLMVGKKGANYFRFLRRPIARRVTGLSETPRFDQVEPIANELMDRYAKGEIASAYVSFMRFHSMGSQRPAVVKLLPLSREATVEQAEGAGPTRRVEYEFSPDPQSLLNELLPASVRVRLLQCFNEAIVSEHIARMVAMKAATDAAGEMIRNLTRQYNRARQTAITMELLDIVGGANALA is encoded by the coding sequence ATGGCCAATCGGCGCCTACTGGTGAAGAGACGCAAATCCGTGCGCAACATCCGCAAGATCACGCGGACGATGCAGCTCATTGCCACGGCGCGCTTCCAGGCGGCGCTGAATCGGGCCCTGTCCGCGCGTCCCTACACGGAGAAGCTCGCCGAATTGATTGCCGACATCGCGTCCGCTGGAACCGATCTGCACCATCCGCTCATGCGGACGCATCCGGATGTGAAGCGTTCGGCCATGCTGGTCATTACCAGCAACCGCGGCCTCTGCGGCGGCTACAACAGCAGCGTGCTCCGGGCCGCCATCGAGGCGCTCGATGCTTCCGATCGGCAGGGCATTCATTCGGACGTGCTCATGGTCGGTAAGAAAGGGGCCAACTATTTCCGCTTCCTGCGCCGGCCGATTGCCCGCCGCGTCACGGGACTGAGCGAGACTCCGCGCTTCGACCAGGTGGAGCCGATCGCCAACGAGTTGATGGACCGCTACGCCAAGGGCGAGATCGCCTCGGCCTACGTGTCCTTCATGCGCTTCCATTCGATGGGATCGCAGCGTCCGGCGGTCGTGAAACTGCTGCCGCTCAGTCGCGAGGCAACCGTGGAGCAGGCGGAAGGGGCGGGCCCGACGCGGCGCGTGGAGTACGAATTTTCGCCCGATCCGCAGTCGCTGCTCAACGAATTGCTTCCGGCCAGTGTCCGCGTGCGACTGCTGCAGTGCTTCAATGAGGCCATCGTGAGCGAGCACATTGCCCGCATGGTGGCGATGAAGGCCGCGACCGATGCCGCCGGCGAAATGATCCGCAACCTCACGCGTCAATACAACCGGGCGCGGCAGACGGCGATCACGATGGAACTGCTGGACATCGTCGGCGGAGCGAACGCCCTGGCGTGA
- the atpD gene encoding F0F1 ATP synthase subunit beta — MSNSNVGKVTQVIGSTLDAQFAEEGLPKIYNALKLDVTREVLGATEKETLWCEVAQHLGGGRVRAVALGSTDGVQRGAPVHDTGQPITVPVGEKTLGRVFNLVGETIDGLGPVDIKERRPIHHEPPEMKDLSSKTELFETGIKVIDLLCPLVRGGKAGLFGGAGVGKTVIIQELIARLARFHSGYSCFAGVGERTREGNDLWLEMQEAQIGDTGKSVIDQTVMVFGQMNEPPGARLRVALSALTMAEFFRDQTGADTLLFIDNIFRFSQAGSEVSALLGRMPSAVGYQPTLGTEMGELQERITSTSRGAVTSIQAIYVPADDYTDPAPATAFTHLDSTVNLERGIAEKGIYPAVDPLASSSRIIAPEHIGERHYLVARRVQQILQRYKDLQDIIAILGVDELSEEDKLLVARARKIERFLSQPFFVAEQFTGFPGVYTSRDDTVRSFEELCDGKWDHLSEQAFMYVGTIEDAAAKAERMAKES, encoded by the coding sequence ATGAGTAACAGCAACGTCGGCAAAGTGACGCAAGTAATTGGTTCTACGCTTGATGCGCAGTTCGCCGAAGAAGGCCTGCCCAAGATCTACAACGCGCTGAAGCTGGACGTGACCCGCGAGGTTCTCGGCGCCACCGAGAAGGAAACGCTCTGGTGCGAGGTCGCGCAGCACCTCGGCGGCGGACGCGTTCGCGCCGTGGCTCTCGGCTCCACCGACGGCGTACAGCGCGGGGCGCCGGTTCATGACACCGGGCAGCCGATTACCGTGCCGGTCGGTGAAAAGACGCTGGGCCGTGTATTCAATCTGGTCGGCGAAACGATCGACGGACTCGGTCCGGTCGATATCAAGGAACGCCGCCCGATCCACCACGAGCCACCCGAAATGAAGGACCTGTCTTCCAAGACGGAGCTTTTCGAAACCGGCATCAAGGTCATCGACCTGCTTTGCCCGCTGGTTCGCGGCGGCAAGGCCGGCCTGTTCGGCGGTGCGGGCGTCGGCAAGACGGTCATCATTCAGGAGCTCATCGCCCGTCTCGCCCGTTTCCACAGCGGCTATTCCTGTTTCGCCGGCGTAGGCGAGCGCACCCGCGAGGGCAACGACCTCTGGCTCGAAATGCAGGAAGCCCAGATCGGCGACACCGGCAAGAGCGTCATCGACCAGACCGTCATGGTCTTCGGCCAGATGAACGAACCGCCGGGCGCGCGACTTCGCGTGGCCCTCTCCGCGCTCACCATGGCCGAGTTCTTCCGCGATCAGACCGGTGCGGACACGCTGCTCTTCATCGATAACATCTTCCGCTTCTCGCAGGCGGGTTCGGAAGTCTCGGCGCTGCTGGGTCGTATGCCCTCGGCCGTCGGGTACCAGCCGACGCTGGGAACCGAGATGGGCGAGTTGCAGGAGCGCATTACCTCGACCTCGCGCGGTGCCGTAACCAGTATTCAGGCCATTTACGTTCCGGCCGACGACTACACCGACCCGGCTCCGGCGACGGCCTTCACCCACCTGGACAGCACCGTCAACCTGGAGCGCGGCATCGCGGAAAAGGGCATCTACCCCGCCGTCGATCCGCTCGCCTCCAGCAGCCGCATCATCGCCCCGGAGCACATCGGCGAGCGTCACTATCTGGTCGCCCGCCGCGTGCAGCAGATTCTCCAGCGCTACAAGGACCTCCAGGACATCATCGCCATTCTCGGTGTGGATGAACTCAGCGAAGAGGACAAGCTGCTCGTCGCCCGGGCCCGAAAGATCGAGCGCTTCCTCTCCCAGCCGTTTTTCGTCGCTGAGCAGTTCACCGGCTTCCCCGGCGTCTACACCTCGCGCGACGACACGGTTCGCTCCTTCGAGGAGCTCTGCGACGGCAAGTGGGATCACCTGTCCGAGCAGGCCTTTATGTACGTGGGCACCATTGAGGACGCGGCCGCCAAGGCGGAGCGTATGGCCAAGGAATCGTAG